One Natronomonas moolapensis 8.8.11 genomic region harbors:
- a CDS encoding BGTF surface domain-containing protein: MAASPARSPLRARRFGAVCLCVALAVLVGVGLAGGTAAAQSEATIEDVTVAPDESLAGVSDTHTVTVETANASQANARVELDLTGWSAEQTKSVDVATGVATAGPTNDSVRVKPKSETVVVDVRVAHPTAAGEVPIEAALIKKSGERIASETATVDVQSIGFDPSLGSSEIDAYGAEDDHTTGLSGLGSAAPGRNVTISSPDLTDDELFEMLDGDEQSSVERRGDEIRVAPPGQGPGIELSARDFDAATYRFDLSPVGSEVETRLELEVVDPEIDGSFGTDRHEVAAGDMVTVDVELENAEGAYLLVGADHKQREGRPTNYFDILYVEGADNVTINTRLLGTDAGTDEIYQADGTVESYLNGDADGNTRLSEVRFRGEDGRRNWESLTAFRAEMGMSAQPWPIQPERYRFVLGADGTVELREDGIADFAHPIARSNLQLTDPGVESIETYVAPRGAANEPNSPSGPDSLEGLLERTTQRETVAKEDRLVVEVNATGIYGALHYLADGGVAGFGGGVHPEDAQKLLDKHEGVILEALQTDMDENEPRTELDLGRATDGEAYLLPDIDENNERVVDGRFYLVVDTRDAGAFDGTFSDGESDDFEFEYGYESPPEERYRFGNDALSATRPPAFDPESEPTEDGTEHYPYLNRAETGTTETVPFTVAESYAEYDQTTTEGAVALSNGTNVTLTGETNVAPASEFYIQIVADDRSNPTRITIDDVNVTESGAFEATRDLSALRVGEGVEVEFYAEDRIVDKRAGVVSGDRGTPSRFVIREAPERVELDPGERATVEAVIENTGAATESKPIDLRVGDADVDSIQRTLAGGANRSVGLEAGTLEAGTYPYVLSTPDDEAVGRLVVGNETDGGASESEEGNESDGGGSGRDEGSEDGGGGETNDSDDGSGAESTDESDGDDGGDDPGFPSEVVGLLGAFAGAVGTEHAVGGAAVVGAAHVLGYWA; this comes from the coding sequence ATGGCAGCGTCTCCCGCCCGCTCTCCGCTCCGCGCGCGCCGGTTCGGGGCGGTCTGTCTGTGCGTCGCCCTCGCGGTACTGGTCGGCGTCGGGCTGGCCGGCGGGACCGCCGCGGCGCAAAGCGAGGCGACGATAGAGGACGTGACGGTCGCCCCCGACGAGAGTCTCGCGGGCGTCAGCGATACTCACACCGTGACCGTCGAGACGGCGAACGCGTCTCAAGCGAACGCGAGGGTCGAACTCGACCTCACGGGGTGGTCCGCCGAGCAAACGAAGTCAGTCGACGTCGCGACCGGAGTGGCGACGGCGGGGCCGACGAACGACAGCGTCCGGGTGAAACCGAAAAGCGAGACGGTCGTCGTCGACGTCAGGGTCGCGCACCCGACGGCGGCGGGCGAGGTGCCGATCGAAGCGGCGTTGATAAAAAAGTCGGGCGAACGCATCGCCTCGGAGACGGCGACGGTCGACGTCCAGTCGATCGGCTTCGATCCGTCGCTCGGCAGCAGCGAGATCGACGCCTACGGCGCCGAGGACGACCACACGACCGGGCTGTCGGGGCTCGGGTCCGCTGCGCCCGGCAGAAACGTGACGATCTCGTCGCCTGATCTGACCGACGACGAACTGTTCGAGATGCTCGATGGCGACGAACAGAGCTCCGTCGAGCGCAGAGGCGACGAGATCAGGGTCGCACCCCCGGGGCAGGGTCCGGGTATCGAGCTGTCAGCTCGGGACTTCGACGCGGCGACGTATCGCTTCGACCTCTCGCCGGTCGGGTCCGAGGTCGAGACGCGGCTGGAACTCGAGGTCGTCGACCCCGAAATCGACGGCTCCTTCGGGACCGACCGCCACGAGGTGGCGGCCGGGGACATGGTCACTGTCGACGTCGAACTCGAGAACGCCGAGGGCGCCTATCTGCTCGTGGGTGCCGACCACAAACAGCGGGAGGGGCGGCCGACGAACTATTTCGACATCCTCTACGTGGAGGGGGCGGACAACGTGACGATCAACACGCGGTTGCTCGGGACCGACGCCGGCACCGACGAGATCTATCAGGCCGACGGCACCGTCGAGAGCTATCTCAACGGCGATGCCGACGGGAACACCCGGCTCTCGGAAGTCCGCTTCAGGGGCGAGGACGGCCGCCGAAACTGGGAGAGCCTGACGGCCTTCCGCGCGGAGATGGGGATGTCCGCACAGCCGTGGCCGATCCAGCCCGAGCGCTACCGGTTCGTCCTCGGGGCCGACGGCACTGTCGAGTTGCGCGAGGACGGCATCGCCGACTTCGCGCACCCGATCGCCCGCTCGAACCTCCAGTTGACCGATCCGGGCGTCGAGTCGATCGAGACGTACGTCGCGCCGCGGGGGGCGGCCAACGAGCCCAACAGTCCGAGTGGTCCCGACTCGCTGGAAGGACTCCTCGAACGCACGACCCAGCGGGAGACGGTCGCCAAGGAGGACCGCCTCGTCGTCGAAGTGAACGCGACCGGGATCTACGGGGCCTTACACTACCTCGCCGACGGGGGCGTCGCCGGGTTCGGCGGGGGCGTCCACCCCGAGGACGCACAGAAACTGCTGGACAAACACGAGGGGGTGATCCTCGAGGCGCTCCAGACCGACATGGACGAGAACGAGCCTCGGACCGAACTCGACCTCGGGAGGGCGACCGACGGCGAGGCGTACCTGTTGCCCGATATCGACGAGAACAACGAGCGCGTGGTCGACGGCCGGTTCTATCTCGTCGTCGACACGCGCGATGCGGGCGCCTTCGATGGGACGTTCAGCGACGGCGAGAGCGACGACTTCGAGTTCGAGTACGGCTACGAGTCCCCGCCCGAGGAGCGCTATCGCTTCGGCAACGACGCCCTCTCGGCGACCCGCCCCCCGGCGTTCGACCCGGAGTCAGAGCCGACAGAGGACGGCACCGAACACTACCCGTACCTGAACCGGGCCGAGACCGGCACGACGGAGACGGTCCCGTTCACCGTCGCGGAGTCGTACGCCGAGTACGATCAGACGACCACGGAGGGCGCGGTCGCGCTGTCGAACGGGACGAACGTCACGCTGACCGGCGAGACGAACGTCGCGCCCGCCTCGGAGTTCTACATCCAGATCGTCGCCGACGACCGCTCGAACCCGACGCGGATCACCATCGACGACGTCAACGTCACCGAGTCCGGTGCCTTCGAGGCCACGCGGGACCTCTCTGCGCTCCGGGTGGGCGAGGGCGTCGAGGTGGAGTTCTACGCCGAGGACCGCATCGTCGACAAGCGCGCGGGCGTCGTGAGCGGCGACCGCGGGACGCCGAGTCGCTTCGTGATACGCGAGGCGCCCGAGCGGGTCGAACTCGACCCCGGCGAGCGGGCGACGGTCGAGGCGGTGATCGAGAACACCGGGGCAGCGACGGAATCGAAACCGATCGACCTCCGTGTCGGCGATGCCGACGTCGACTCGATCCAGCGGACGCTCGCGGGCGGGGCGAACCGCTCGGTCGGACTCGAGGCCGGGACGCTCGAGGCGGGGACGTACCCCTACGTCCTCTCGACGCCCGACGACGAGGCGGTCGGCCGGCTGGTCGTCGGAAACGAGACGGACGGGGGCGCAAGCGAGAGCGAGGAAGGCAACGAGAGCGACGGCGGGGGAAGCGGGAGAGACGAGGGGAGCGAGGACGGCGGAGGCGGGGAGACGAACGACAGCGACGACGGCAGTGGCGCCGAGAGCACGGACGAAAGCGACGGGGACGACGGCGGCGACGATCCGGGGTTCCCGAGCGAGGTCGTCGGCCTGCTCGGGGCGTTCGCCGGCGCGGTCGGCACCGAACACGCTGTCGGCGGCGCGGCGGTCGTCGGCGCGGCGCACGTGCTCGGCTACTGGGCGTAG
- a CDS encoding ABC transporter ATP-binding protein, whose protein sequence is MNDERGGEGRPVGGAARVRVADVAKHYEGTDGPIRALEGVSFDASDGEFVCLVGPSGCGKTTLFRIIAGLESATAGEVFLNDERVEGPTPDMGVVFQEYHLFPWRTVRGNVGFGLEKGGLDGEGSLGDEERRQRVDRLVELVGLEGFGDSYPKELSGGMKQRVAIARALAVDPDLLLMDEPFGAVDAQTREMLQSELLDIWRETGKTVLFVTHDVEEAVKLADRIVVMAKEPGRVRETIDVDLPRPRARSDAAFGRYYERVLGLIRGERAAPDI, encoded by the coding sequence ATGAACGACGAGCGCGGGGGCGAGGGCCGACCCGTCGGGGGCGCCGCCCGCGTCCGGGTCGCCGACGTCGCCAAGCACTACGAGGGCACCGACGGCCCGATCCGGGCGCTCGAGGGCGTCTCCTTCGACGCCTCCGACGGCGAGTTCGTCTGTCTCGTCGGTCCCTCCGGCTGCGGGAAGACGACGCTGTTTCGGATCATCGCCGGCCTCGAATCCGCGACGGCGGGGGAGGTCTTTTTGAACGACGAGCGGGTCGAGGGTCCCACGCCGGACATGGGTGTCGTCTTCCAGGAGTACCACCTCTTCCCGTGGCGGACCGTCCGCGGCAACGTCGGATTCGGTCTCGAGAAGGGCGGCCTCGACGGGGAGGGCAGCCTCGGCGACGAGGAGCGCCGACAGCGCGTCGACCGCCTCGTCGAGTTGGTCGGCCTCGAGGGGTTCGGCGACAGCTACCCAAAGGAGCTCTCCGGCGGGATGAAACAGCGCGTCGCCATCGCGCGGGCGCTGGCGGTCGACCCCGACCTGCTGCTCATGGACGAGCCCTTCGGCGCCGTCGACGCCCAGACGCGGGAGATGCTCCAGTCGGAACTGCTCGACATCTGGCGTGAGACGGGCAAGACCGTCCTGTTCGTCACCCACGACGTCGAGGAGGCCGTGAAACTCGCCGACCGGATCGTCGTGATGGCCAAAGAGCCTGGGCGAGTCCGGGAAACGATCGACGTGGACCTCCCCCGGCCGCGGGCGCGCTCGGACGCCGCGTTCGGGCGCTACTACGAGCGCGTGCTGGGGCTCATCCGCGGGGAGCGGGCCGCGCCCGATATATAA
- a CDS encoding ABC transporter permease, with protein sequence MATKTDVDDGVGGYVDGSIAAIDPRRAVLGFAGIAGFLALWWAASLVQPSYVLPSPAAVGETFYAEAASGEMATAIGHSVRHWIPGAVVGTVLGVAAGVGLAWSSLADDVSAPVVRTLRPVPPLALIGFAIAWFGINHAGAAFIIAVGAFWINFYAAYGGVEGVSEDLLDVARSLGVEGDLELLRSVVVPAASPEILTGVRTGIGRCWMLVVASEIFGVPGIGRRILRASNNLQVDLVIAYILVLSLMFLLVDVAFRAAQRRVLAWR encoded by the coding sequence ATGGCGACCAAAACCGACGTCGACGACGGAGTCGGCGGGTACGTCGACGGCTCGATCGCGGCGATCGATCCACGCCGGGCCGTCCTCGGCTTCGCCGGCATCGCCGGCTTTCTCGCGCTGTGGTGGGCGGCCTCGCTGGTCCAACCCTCGTACGTGTTGCCCTCGCCGGCCGCCGTCGGCGAGACGTTTTACGCCGAGGCCGCCAGCGGCGAGATGGCGACCGCGATCGGCCACAGCGTCCGCCACTGGATTCCGGGCGCGGTGGTCGGCACCGTCCTCGGCGTCGCGGCCGGCGTCGGCCTGGCGTGGAGTTCGCTCGCCGACGACGTCTCCGCGCCGGTCGTCCGAACGCTGCGGCCGGTGCCGCCGCTCGCGCTCATCGGCTTCGCGATCGCGTGGTTCGGCATCAACCACGCCGGGGCCGCGTTCATCATCGCCGTCGGGGCCTTCTGGATCAACTTCTACGCCGCCTACGGCGGCGTCGAGGGCGTCTCGGAGGACTTACTCGACGTCGCCCGCAGCCTCGGCGTCGAGGGCGACCTCGAGTTGTTGCGGTCGGTCGTCGTCCCCGCGGCCTCCCCCGAGATCCTGACGGGGGTCCGGACGGGGATCGGGCGGTGTTGGATGCTCGTCGTCGCCTCGGAGATATTCGGCGTGCCCGGCATCGGGCGGCGCATTCTGCGGGCGTCGAACAACCTCCAGGTCGATCTCGTGATCGCGTACATCCTCGTGTTGAGCCTCATGTTCTTGCTCGTCGACGTAGCGTTCAGAGCGGCCCAACGGAGGGTGCTCGCGTGGCGATGA
- the thsA gene encoding thermosome subunit alpha, with amino-acid sequence MGNQPMIVLSEESQRTSGQDAQSMNITAGKAVAESVRTTLGPKGMDKMLVDSTGNVVVTNDGVTILGEMDIEHPAANMIVEVAETQEEEVGDGTTSSVVVAGELLSQAEDLLEQDIHATVLAQGYRQAAAEAKEILDDIAVDVDSEDTEILESIASTAMTGKGAENSKDLLSRLVVDSVLAVADDDGVDTDNIKVEKVVGGAVDESELVEGVLVGKERVHDNMPALVEDADIALLDTAIEVKETEIDAEVNVTDPDQLEQFLEQEEKQLREMVDQLEAVGADVVFCQKGIDDMAQHYLAQEGILAVRRAKKSDMKALARSTGGRVVSNIDDITAEDLGFAGSVTQKPIAGDEKIFVEDVEEAKAVTLILRGGTEHVVDEIERAVEDSLGVVRTTLDEGQVLPGGGAPEIALALGLRDFADSVEGREQLAIEAFADAVDVIPRTLAENAGLDPIDSLVELRSRQSDDSTAGLDAYTGDVIDMEEEGVVEPLRVKTQAIESATEAAVMILRIDDVIAAGDLKGGSSDDDDDDAPGGPGGPGGMGGGMGGMGGGMGGMM; translated from the coding sequence ATGGGCAACCAGCCGATGATCGTCCTCTCCGAGGAGAGCCAGCGCACCTCCGGGCAGGACGCCCAGTCGATGAACATCACGGCCGGGAAAGCGGTCGCCGAGTCCGTACGCACGACGCTCGGCCCGAAGGGGATGGACAAGATGCTCGTCGACTCGACGGGCAACGTCGTCGTCACGAACGACGGCGTCACCATCCTCGGCGAGATGGACATCGAACACCCCGCGGCGAACATGATCGTCGAGGTCGCCGAGACCCAAGAAGAAGAGGTCGGCGACGGGACGACCTCGAGCGTCGTCGTGGCCGGCGAACTCCTCTCGCAGGCCGAGGACCTCCTCGAACAGGACATCCACGCGACGGTGCTCGCACAGGGGTACCGTCAGGCCGCCGCCGAGGCCAAGGAGATCCTGGACGACATCGCCGTCGACGTCGATTCGGAGGACACCGAGATCCTCGAGTCCATCGCCTCGACGGCGATGACCGGCAAGGGTGCGGAGAACTCCAAGGACCTGTTGTCCCGGCTCGTCGTCGATTCGGTGCTCGCGGTCGCCGACGACGACGGCGTCGATACGGACAACATCAAAGTCGAGAAGGTCGTCGGCGGGGCCGTCGACGAGTCCGAACTCGTCGAGGGCGTCCTCGTCGGCAAGGAGCGCGTCCACGACAACATGCCCGCCCTCGTCGAGGACGCCGACATCGCGTTGCTCGACACGGCCATCGAGGTCAAAGAGACCGAGATCGACGCCGAGGTCAACGTCACCGACCCCGACCAACTCGAGCAGTTCCTCGAGCAGGAAGAAAAACAGCTCCGCGAGATGGTCGACCAGCTCGAAGCGGTCGGCGCGGACGTCGTCTTCTGTCAGAAGGGCATCGACGACATGGCCCAACACTACCTCGCCCAGGAGGGCATCCTCGCCGTCCGGCGCGCCAAGAAGTCCGATATGAAGGCGCTGGCGCGCTCGACCGGCGGCCGCGTCGTCTCCAACATCGACGACATCACCGCCGAGGACCTCGGCTTCGCCGGCTCCGTCACGCAAAAACCCATCGCGGGCGACGAGAAGATCTTCGTCGAGGACGTCGAGGAGGCCAAAGCAGTCACGCTCATCCTCCGCGGCGGCACCGAACACGTCGTCGACGAGATCGAACGCGCCGTCGAGGACAGCCTCGGCGTCGTGCGCACGACCCTAGATGAGGGCCAGGTCCTCCCCGGTGGCGGCGCCCCCGAGATCGCCCTGGCGCTCGGCCTGCGTGACTTCGCGGACTCCGTCGAGGGCCGCGAACAGCTCGCCATCGAGGCCTTCGCGGACGCGGTCGACGTGATCCCGCGGACGCTCGCCGAGAACGCCGGTCTCGACCCCATCGACTCGCTGGTCGAACTCCGCAGCCGGCAATCCGACGACAGCACCGCCGGTCTCGACGCCTACACCGGCGACGTCATCGACATGGAGGAGGAGGGCGTCGTCGAGCCGCTCCGCGTGAAGACTCAGGCCATCGAGTCCGCCACCGAGGCGGCCGTGATGATCCTCCGCATCGACGATGTCATCGCCGCGGGCGACCTCAAGGGCGGCTCCAGCGATGACGACGACGACGACGCGCCCGGCGGCCCCGGCGGCCCCGGCGGCATGGGCGGCGGCATGGGCGGCATGGGCGGCGGCATGGGCGGGATGATGTAA
- a CDS encoding ABC transporter substrate-binding protein: MTGFSCSRRGYLGAVGSAVAVGGAGCLGGGGSLEELTVAYMPIYPDLQYFVMEGEGYLSEIDAEVDAREFTDGPAIVQAYGGGDVDVAMFGIVPAMIVIDRGLPAQVTAANIVEPMGIMADEELQALWADHGADAFDVWAEERGRRFRFGTFPQGSVPDVLLRYWLQNEGVDPESAVEIVEINGANAVWQAIASGEIDGTSIMEPVPTIAAEEGSNVSMFRTAGEIMPGQPAAVTLMSDAVRESPLAAQFLEQHVRATAFIADNAEETAAHVESGIGMPADRARRALESPLSNFVTDPRAIESGTEVFAEFANDNGQIEQELTTEEVFDYDVYDNL; this comes from the coding sequence ATGACAGGGTTCAGTTGTTCTCGGCGCGGATATCTCGGTGCGGTCGGGTCGGCGGTGGCGGTCGGCGGCGCCGGCTGTCTCGGCGGTGGCGGCTCCCTGGAGGAACTCACCGTCGCGTATATGCCGATCTACCCCGACCTACAGTACTTCGTGATGGAGGGCGAGGGCTACCTCTCGGAGATCGACGCGGAAGTCGACGCGCGGGAGTTCACCGACGGGCCGGCAATCGTCCAGGCCTACGGCGGCGGCGACGTCGACGTCGCGATGTTCGGCATCGTGCCCGCGATGATCGTCATCGACCGCGGCCTCCCGGCGCAGGTGACGGCGGCGAACATCGTCGAGCCGATGGGGATCATGGCCGACGAGGAACTGCAGGCGCTGTGGGCTGACCACGGGGCCGACGCCTTCGACGTCTGGGCCGAGGAACGCGGCCGGCGCTTCCGGTTCGGGACGTTCCCGCAGGGGTCGGTCCCGGACGTGTTGCTCCGCTACTGGCTACAGAACGAAGGGGTCGACCCCGAGTCGGCAGTCGAGATCGTCGAGATCAACGGCGCGAACGCCGTCTGGCAGGCGATCGCGAGCGGCGAGATCGACGGCACCTCGATCATGGAGCCGGTGCCGACGATCGCCGCCGAGGAGGGCTCGAACGTGTCGATGTTCCGCACCGCCGGTGAGATCATGCCGGGGCAACCGGCCGCGGTGACACTCATGAGCGACGCGGTCCGGGAGTCGCCGCTGGCGGCGCAGTTCCTCGAGCAGCACGTCCGGGCGACGGCGTTCATCGCCGATAACGCCGAGGAGACGGCCGCACACGTCGAGTCGGGCATCGGAATGCCCGCCGATCGCGCCCGGCGCGCACTGGAGTCCCCGCTGTCGAACTTCGTCACCGACCCGCGGGCCATCGAGAGTGGGACCGAGGTGTTCGCCGAGTTCGCCAACGACAACGGCCAGATCGAACAGGAGCTGACGACCGAGGAGGTCTTCGATTACGATGTCTACGACAACCTGTAA
- a CDS encoding pyridoxal phosphate-dependent aminotransferase produces MSRFASRVERISISGIREVFEAAGEDAINLGLGQPDFPTPEHAREAATEAIESGRTDAYTSNKGTESLREAIAAKHDRDNRFSVDPGDVIATAGGSEALHIAIEAHVDSGQEVIYPDPGFVSYEALTHLAGGEPTPVELREDLTMAPEAVEDAITDDTALFVVNSPANPTGAVQSEADMREFARIADRHDVLCLSDEVYEPFVFDGEHHSPADFTDSGNVAVVNACSKAYSMTGWRLGWVTATEERIERMLRVHQYVQACASAPAQYAAEAALSGPQGRVDEMRAAFEARRDVVVDGLEGMGLEVPTPKGAFYAMPRVPEGWVDEAIDRGVVVVPGAAFGEGGAGHARISYATDVETLKEALEIMREATAAVR; encoded by the coding sequence ATGAGTCGGTTTGCATCCCGCGTCGAGCGGATCTCGATTAGCGGCATCCGGGAGGTGTTCGAGGCGGCCGGCGAGGACGCGATCAACCTCGGGTTGGGCCAACCCGACTTCCCCACGCCCGAACACGCCCGCGAGGCGGCCACCGAGGCCATCGAGTCCGGGCGGACGGACGCCTATACCTCGAACAAGGGCACCGAATCGTTGCGCGAGGCCATCGCCGCGAAACACGACCGCGACAACAGGTTTTCGGTCGATCCCGGCGACGTCATCGCGACGGCGGGCGGCAGCGAGGCGCTCCACATCGCCATCGAGGCCCACGTCGATTCGGGCCAGGAGGTCATCTATCCCGACCCCGGCTTCGTCTCCTACGAGGCGCTGACGCATCTGGCCGGCGGCGAGCCGACGCCGGTCGAGTTGCGCGAGGACCTCACGATGGCCCCCGAGGCCGTCGAGGACGCGATCACCGACGACACGGCGCTGTTCGTCGTCAACAGCCCCGCCAACCCCACGGGTGCGGTCCAAAGCGAGGCCGACATGCGCGAGTTCGCCCGGATCGCCGACCGACACGACGTGCTGTGTCTCTCCGACGAGGTGTACGAGCCGTTCGTCTTCGACGGCGAGCACCACTCGCCCGCCGACTTCACCGATTCGGGCAACGTCGCCGTCGTCAACGCCTGCTCGAAGGCTTACTCGATGACCGGCTGGCGGCTCGGGTGGGTGACCGCGACCGAGGAGCGCATCGAACGGATGCTCCGGGTCCACCAGTACGTCCAGGCCTGTGCGTCCGCGCCCGCCCAGTACGCCGCCGAGGCGGCGCTGTCGGGGCCGCAGGGCCGCGTCGACGAGATGCGGGCGGCCTTCGAGGCGCGCCGCGACGTCGTTGTGGACGGCCTCGAGGGGATGGGCCTCGAGGTGCCGACGCCGAAGGGGGCCTTCTACGCGATGCCGCGCGTCCCCGAGGGCTGGGTCGACGAGGCGATCGACCGCGGCGTCGTCGTCGTCCCCGGCGCGGCCTTCGGCGAGGGCGGGGCGGGCCACGCCCGCATCTCCTATGCGACCGACGTGGAGACGCTGAAGGAGGCCCTCGAGATCATGCGCGAGGCGACGGCTGCCGTGCGGTGA